The following coding sequences lie in one Maribacter forsetii DSM 18668 genomic window:
- a CDS encoding TonB-dependent receptor plug domain-containing protein, which translates to MYKYLFIALFLCCCLGNAQEIVVLDADNGEEISNVAVYNKDKSKIALSNFDGVFDASVFMGKERITLKHIGYQEFKTTKIQLLRQGKRAYLIMKAQQLDEVVMSVSKWEQQKRDIPNRIISLDARSIAFSTPQTSADLLQNSGKVFVQKSQMGGGSPMIRGFATNRLLLSVDGVRMNNAIFRGGNVQNVISIDPFTIKNTEVIFGPGSVIYGSDAIGGVMNFYTKKPILSENDSLLVHGNANYRFASANMENTLHADINLGKKTWSSLTSVTYNNFQDLRMGSHGPDSYLRNTYVQTVNGIDELVVNDSPKKQVPTGYDQLNLMQKFLYKPNAKWDLNLGAYYTETSDYSRYDRLIRPSSDGLGLRSAEWYYGPQKWFMGNAQVQKKGNGKVFDGLKLGLAYQHFEESRINRDFQDEIRNSTKEKVDAVNFNMDFENKKIGDFKLYYGTEYIYNKVRSTGNDFNIVTEEKTNAASRYPDGSTWQSLAGYVNGEYKAKPNFTIMSGLRYSHVWVDAVFDDTFYDFPFETADLSTGALTGSLGFSWFPRANLQVTLNGSTGFRAPNIDDVGKIFDSEPGSVVVPNPDLEPEYAYNAEIGVQRNINDKIILKGTAYYTYLVDALVRRDFSYNGISEIEYGGELSNVQAIQNAAKAYVYGFEFGLEAYLTEQWSLSSNLTLTEGVEEEDDGSDTPARHAAPTFGDFHVVWKNQRLRTDVFLNYNGEIANEDLAVSEQAKEYIYAVDENGNPFSPSWYTLNFRSQYDVTNNFKVTTSLENITDQRYRTYSSGIVAPGINIILGVGYHF; encoded by the coding sequence ATGTATAAGTATTTATTTATAGCACTTTTTTTATGTTGTTGTCTTGGAAATGCTCAAGAAATTGTCGTTTTAGATGCCGATAATGGAGAAGAGATTTCTAATGTTGCCGTATACAATAAAGACAAATCTAAGATTGCATTATCAAATTTTGATGGGGTTTTTGATGCTTCTGTATTTATGGGCAAAGAGCGCATCACCTTAAAACATATTGGGTATCAAGAATTTAAAACCACAAAAATACAACTGTTAAGGCAAGGAAAAAGAGCTTACTTGATAATGAAGGCTCAACAATTAGATGAAGTGGTAATGTCGGTTTCTAAATGGGAACAGCAAAAGAGAGATATCCCAAACAGAATAATCTCTCTAGATGCCAGGTCTATCGCCTTTTCAACACCTCAGACTTCTGCAGATTTGCTTCAAAATAGTGGTAAGGTCTTTGTGCAAAAAAGTCAAATGGGCGGTGGTAGTCCAATGATACGTGGTTTTGCTACTAATAGGTTATTATTGTCGGTAGATGGAGTAAGAATGAACAATGCCATATTTAGAGGAGGTAATGTCCAAAATGTAATATCTATAGACCCTTTTACCATTAAAAATACAGAGGTCATATTTGGACCGGGTTCCGTTATTTATGGAAGCGATGCCATTGGAGGTGTGATGAATTTTTACACTAAAAAACCAATATTATCTGAGAATGATAGTCTCTTAGTGCATGGTAATGCCAATTATAGGTTTGCATCGGCAAACATGGAAAATACGCTTCATGCAGATATTAATTTAGGAAAAAAAACATGGTCTTCGCTAACTAGTGTGACCTATAATAATTTTCAAGATTTAAGAATGGGATCACACGGTCCAGATTCTTATTTAAGAAATACATACGTGCAAACTGTAAATGGTATTGATGAGTTGGTAGTAAATGATTCTCCTAAAAAGCAAGTGCCAACGGGGTATGATCAACTGAATTTAATGCAAAAATTTCTGTATAAGCCTAATGCGAAATGGGATTTAAACTTAGGGGCATATTATACTGAAACGTCAGACTATTCTAGATATGATAGGTTGATAAGGCCATCAAGCGATGGTTTGGGTTTGCGTTCAGCAGAATGGTACTATGGTCCTCAAAAATGGTTTATGGGTAATGCCCAAGTACAGAAAAAAGGAAACGGAAAAGTTTTTGATGGTTTAAAGTTAGGTTTAGCATATCAGCATTTTGAGGAAAGCAGAATTAATAGGGATTTTCAAGATGAGATAAGAAATTCTACAAAAGAAAAAGTAGATGCTGTAAACTTTAATATGGACTTTGAGAATAAGAAAATTGGAGATTTTAAGCTATATTATGGTACAGAGTATATTTATAACAAGGTAAGGTCTACAGGAAATGACTTTAATATTGTAACTGAGGAAAAAACAAATGCGGCTTCCAGATATCCAGATGGTTCAACTTGGCAAAGTTTGGCAGGTTATGTAAATGGGGAATACAAAGCAAAACCTAATTTCACGATTATGTCCGGCTTAAGGTATAGCCATGTTTGGGTAGATGCGGTATTTGATGATACTTTCTATGATTTTCCTTTTGAGACAGCAGATTTAAGTACCGGCGCATTAACTGGGAGTTTGGGCTTTAGCTGGTTTCCAAGAGCTAATCTGCAAGTCACTTTAAATGGATCTACAGGTTTTAGAGCACCTAACATAGATGATGTAGGTAAGATATTTGATTCTGAACCGGGATCAGTAGTAGTGCCAAATCCAGATTTGGAACCTGAATATGCTTATAATGCTGAAATTGGGGTTCAGCGTAATATTAATGATAAGATAATTTTAAAAGGAACGGCGTATTACACTTATTTGGTAGATGCTTTGGTGAGAAGAGATTTTAGTTATAACGGCATTTCTGAAATAGAGTATGGTGGTGAATTAAGTAATGTACAGGCAATTCAAAATGCGGCTAAAGCCTATGTCTATGGTTTTGAATTTGGATTGGAGGCTTATTTGACCGAGCAGTGGTCATTATCGTCTAACTTAACATTGACAGAGGGCGTTGAAGAGGAAGATGATGGGTCTGACACTCCTGCACGTCATGCGGCACCAACGTTTGGTGATTTTCATGTGGTATGGAAAAATCAACGTTTACGAACAGATGTATTCTTGAATTATAACGGAGAGATAGCAAACGAAGATTTGGCGGTATCAGAACAAGCTAAAGAATATATATATGCAGTAGATGAAAACGGTAATCCGTTTTCTCCATCTTGGTATACTTTAAATTTTCGTTCTCAATATGATGTTACCAATAATTTTAAGGTCACTACCAGTCTAGAAAATATAACCGATCAGCGGTATAGAACCTATTCATCTGGTATAGTGGCGCCAGGTATAAATATTATTCTTGGAGTAGGATATCATTTTTAA
- the recO gene encoding DNA repair protein RecO, with protein MQVTTKAIVFSALKYGDTSLIVKAFTASDGIKSYLLRGVLSSKKGKLKTAYFQPLTQLEIVANHKNKGTLETLKEAKVFYHYQTLYADMAKNAMTLFLAELLSNSIREEEMNEDLFHFLEASLQWLDIHKDVANFHLYFMLSLTRYLGFYPDVYQIDRPYFDLLEGEFAAVESLNPMLRGENIYYFKTLLGTNFDAMHTVKMKKANRQELLKSLILYFELHLQGFRKPKSLAVLNEVFNTYV; from the coding sequence ATGCAGGTAACCACAAAGGCGATAGTATTTTCTGCACTAAAATATGGGGATACAAGCCTAATTGTAAAAGCCTTTACAGCATCTGACGGAATTAAATCTTATCTATTACGTGGTGTGTTGTCTTCTAAAAAAGGGAAATTGAAGACTGCTTATTTTCAGCCTTTAACTCAGCTAGAGATTGTAGCCAATCACAAAAACAAGGGTACTTTAGAAACACTGAAAGAAGCAAAGGTATTCTATCATTACCAAACATTATATGCAGATATGGCTAAAAACGCCATGACCCTGTTCTTGGCAGAGCTATTGAGCAATAGTATTCGTGAGGAGGAAATGAACGAAGATTTGTTTCATTTTCTAGAAGCATCATTACAATGGTTGGATATACACAAAGATGTTGCTAATTTTCATCTCTATTTTATGCTGTCATTGACACGGTATTTAGGTTTTTACCCAGATGTATATCAGATAGATAGGCCTTATTTTGATTTGTTAGAAGGTGAATTTGCTGCAGTGGAATCATTGAATCCTATGTTGAGAGGCGAAAATATTTATTATTTCAAGACCTTATTGGGCACAAATTTTGATGCAATGCATACCGTAAAGATGAAAAAAGCCAATCGCCAAGAATTACTAAAATCCCTAATACTTTATTTTGAATTGCATTTACAGGGGTTTAGGAAACCAAAGTCGCTTGCCGTTTTAAATGAAGTTTTCAATACATATGTATAA